The following coding sequences lie in one Candidatus Binatia bacterium genomic window:
- a CDS encoding tellurite resistance/C4-dicarboxylate transporter family protein, protein MAGGRSERIESVTDTGGGLATLDPVYFALVMATGIVSIASCLLGLTAVGLALLAVNAVAYVVLWALYLARLARFPRRVLSDLTDHARGAGYFTVVAGTCVLGAQCVVVVDQPRIATALWVLAAAIHVPLIYAVFGSFTTRRRKPDVEHGLNGGWLVAVVATQGVSLLGGKIAGQFPGAAHEILFLTLVFWLAGGMLYIWIISMIFERYMFVALDPSELSPPYWIDMGAVAISTLAGDVLIANAAHDALLGRLRPFLEGLTLLFWATATAWIPMLVVLGVWRHLVRRFPLAYNPGFWGMVFPLGMYTTCTIELAQVIDEPFLMAIPRLFVWFALAAWAATFAGLVVEGGSAAMRRRTSPRTR, encoded by the coding sequence GTGGCTGGCGGACGATCCGAAAGAATCGAATCGGTAACCGACACCGGCGGCGGGCTGGCGACACTCGACCCCGTCTACTTCGCTCTGGTCATGGCAACCGGCATCGTGTCGATTGCCAGTTGCCTGCTCGGGCTGACGGCCGTGGGCCTGGCCCTCCTCGCCGTCAACGCCGTGGCGTACGTGGTCCTGTGGGCGCTCTACCTGGCGCGGCTCGCTCGCTTTCCGCGGCGGGTGCTGTCCGACCTCACCGACCATGCGCGCGGCGCGGGCTATTTCACTGTCGTCGCCGGCACCTGCGTCCTCGGGGCGCAGTGCGTTGTGGTCGTCGACCAGCCGCGTATCGCCACGGCTCTCTGGGTGCTCGCGGCCGCGATCCACGTACCGCTGATCTACGCGGTGTTCGGCAGTTTCACGACCCGGCGCCGGAAGCCGGATGTGGAGCACGGTCTGAACGGAGGCTGGCTGGTGGCCGTGGTGGCGACTCAGGGCGTGTCGCTCCTCGGCGGGAAGATCGCCGGCCAGTTTCCCGGAGCAGCGCACGAGATTCTCTTTCTGACCCTCGTGTTCTGGCTCGCCGGCGGGATGCTCTACATCTGGATCATCTCCATGATCTTCGAGCGCTACATGTTCGTGGCGCTCGATCCGTCCGAGCTGAGCCCGCCGTACTGGATCGATATGGGGGCCGTGGCGATCTCGACCCTCGCCGGCGACGTGCTTATCGCCAACGCCGCGCACGATGCGCTGCTCGGACGCCTGCGACCGTTTCTGGAAGGGCTGACTCTGCTGTTCTGGGCAACCGCGACGGCATGGATACCCATGCTCGTCGTGCTCGGTGTCTGGCGGCACCTCGTGCGCCGCTTCCCGCTCGCGTACAACCCGGGCTTCTGGGGCATGGTCTTCCCGCTCGGGATGTACACGACCTGCACCATCGAGCTGGCGCAGGTCATCGACGAGCCGTTTCTGATGGCGATTCCACGGCTGTTCGTCTGGTTCGCGCTCGCCGCCTGGGCGGCGACGTTTGCCGGGCTGGTAGTCGAAGGCGGGTCCGCCGCAATGCGCAGAAGAACCTCGCCGCGGACCCGCTGA
- a CDS encoding YgiT-type zinc finger protein has translation MKVCISCKQEGLIQRRPIGFTAELRGATVVVRGVPALVCGNCGEEYFEEAEAARVRQIVEAAAQAGTQVSISEYEAAA, from the coding sequence ATGAAGGTGTGTATCTCGTGTAAGCAGGAGGGGTTGATCCAGCGCCGCCCTATCGGTTTCACGGCCGAGTTGCGGGGTGCGACCGTTGTTGTCCGCGGGGTTCCGGCGCTCGTTTGCGGGAACTGTGGAGAGGAGTATTTCGAGGAAGCCGAGGCCGCCCGCGTTCGCCAGATCGTCGAGGCCGCCGCCCAGGCCGGGACGCAGGTCAGCATCAGCGAGTACGAAGCCGCGGCATGA
- a CDS encoding DUF6519 domain-containing protein gives MGNEFEFRPTHGELRGDFSRDTFDPSQHFLRVLMQQGRVQVDADWNEQVSILLHYLQTLAKDLIGPHGGPKGDDLGFEIKKLDGGSKNFGIGKGRYYVDGVLCENAQEPLYTGQKGFPFPDSAAELQDGNSYLVYLDVWERHITHLQDDRRIEEGSIREVALGLHGPDTATRSQVVWQVKVLPAQKGTWEAELKKLSDRPKPMLKAQAHVDRKSTDPCTTQPEMRYHGAGNQLYRVEIHTSGSAGTATFKWSRENGSVVFPIVEPVTGNTVTLAHFGRDDRLGLKQGDWVEIVDDDYVLQNRAESLLRVERIDRDLRQVTLSGGSQSTVGQDLAKHPQLRRWDHQAARKSADGALPVKESEGEHVWLTIEDGVQIQFPKPEKGKEYKYRTGDYWLIPARTATGDVEWPRDENRTPVALPPHGIDHHYAPLWLVSVTKGGVTADAKDELRCKFEASAK, from the coding sequence ATGGGCAACGAGTTTGAGTTCAGACCGACGCACGGCGAACTCCGCGGCGACTTCTCGCGCGACACGTTCGATCCGAGCCAGCACTTCCTGCGCGTCCTCATGCAGCAGGGCCGCGTACAGGTCGACGCGGATTGGAATGAGCAGGTCTCGATTCTGCTGCACTACCTGCAGACGCTGGCAAAGGATCTGATCGGACCGCACGGGGGGCCGAAAGGAGACGATCTGGGGTTTGAGATTAAGAAGCTGGATGGCGGATCGAAGAACTTCGGTATTGGTAAGGGACGCTATTACGTGGATGGTGTGCTGTGCGAGAACGCGCAGGAGCCCCTCTACACGGGGCAGAAGGGCTTCCCATTCCCCGATTCGGCAGCAGAGCTCCAAGACGGCAACAGCTACCTCGTCTACCTCGACGTCTGGGAACGCCACATTACGCATCTCCAGGATGATCGTCGCATCGAGGAAGGCAGCATCCGTGAAGTCGCCTTAGGCCTGCATGGCCCCGACACCGCCACGCGCAGCCAGGTTGTCTGGCAGGTTAAGGTGCTGCCGGCCCAGAAGGGCACTTGGGAAGCCGAGCTCAAGAAGCTGTCGGACCGCCCCAAGCCAATGCTAAAGGCCCAGGCGCATGTGGACCGCAAATCGACCGATCCCTGCACGACCCAGCCGGAAATGCGCTACCACGGCGCGGGCAATCAACTGTACCGAGTCGAGATCCACACGTCCGGCAGCGCCGGCACAGCGACGTTCAAGTGGTCGCGTGAGAACGGCTCGGTGGTCTTCCCGATCGTGGAACCGGTGACAGGAAACACGGTCACCCTGGCGCATTTCGGTCGAGACGATCGTTTAGGTCTGAAGCAGGGCGACTGGGTCGAGATTGTGGATGATGACTACGTCCTACAGAATCGGGCCGAGTCGTTGCTGCGAGTCGAGAGAATCGATCGCGACCTCCGGCAAGTGACCCTGTCTGGAGGGTCGCAATCCACCGTCGGCCAGGACCTGGCGAAACATCCGCAGCTGCGGCGCTGGGATCATCAGGCAGCTCGGAAATCGGCCGATGGTGCACTGCCCGTCAAAGAGAGCGAAGGAGAGCACGTTTGGCTGACGATCGAAGACGGCGTACAGATTCAGTTCCCGAAGCCGGAGAAGGGGAAGGAATACAAATACCGCACAGGCGACTACTGGCTCATTCCAGCGCGCACGGCCACCGGCGACGTGGAGTGGCCGCGGGACGAGAACCGAACGCCAGTCGCCTTGCCACCCCACGGCATCGATCATCACTACGCGCCGCTCTGGCTGGTCTCGGTCACGAAGGGGGGTGTCACGGCCGACGCGAAGGACGAGCTCCGCTGCAAGTTCGAAGCGAGTGCAAAGTGA
- a CDS encoding putative baseplate assembly protein, with the protein MTAPCGCCEGVERVTPIAIANRPGLPALAYRVGTHAAFFETMLARLQSMPVDVEESDALGKPNVLGRYPLSRLTARTPDDAAIALLDAWAIVADVLTFYQERIANEGYLRTATERRSILELARLVGYRLRPGVASSVYLAYTLEPGREVEIPAGSRAQSLPGPGELPQSFETSEPLHARAEWNNLQVRLTRPQRIVLSEDSKSIDKQVIYFAGTGTNLRPGDPLLFLFSQPANGWIVRHVKKVEPKPAADRTRVELQEAAASGSSQNGPEEAPSRVHLNGLIEQLTVRPARPPTSSIRLTRDLQTAAGPHRDLLPQLLTTLRPDLQGTLHRVWESASVTDSSTVQVYAFRVKASLFGYNAGKQPACEGNKLLPTEYWHEWPADGEQERVIYLDNAYDQIVSGSHIVIQQPGSDPRAFTGVTADPISRAAYGITAKTTRLTLREGEDWPAPNMKTVRETSVYAQSEELTLAEEPLTDCVGTHSDRPDGGKRIELGHLYGGLQSGRLLIVAGERADLHVPASERAMIAAVTQAVQVQDGADLPDDRTHSFIDLATPLAHCYKRDTVTIYGNVVKATHGETREEVLGSGDGGKALQEFALRQSPLTHLPAPTPTGAASALTIRVNGVEWEEAGGPAGLGRAERKFITKTDDQNKTAIVFGDGERGARLPTGVENVKAVYRTGIGKAGNVKEGQISQLATRPLGVKGVINPQRALGGADPDSRDQARRKVPLGVMALDRLVAVQDYADFARSFAGIGKAAAARLTAGHRQLVHVTIAGIDDIPIDESSDLFRNLLRALHDRGDPYQPIQLAVRELSLLVISANVRVLPEYEWEMVAARLRSAMLDVFGFERRELGQDVVLSEVVSTMQAVEGVDYVDVDAVGAIPEKVPDTIFPGHRRLVTPDEISKWVEELVAESTQKGAAPRVAVNRAQPDSGVLRPAQIAFLTPDVPDTLILNLVG; encoded by the coding sequence ATGACTGCACCGTGCGGCTGCTGTGAAGGCGTCGAGCGGGTGACCCCGATCGCCATCGCCAATCGGCCCGGGCTGCCCGCGCTCGCCTACCGCGTGGGCACGCACGCGGCGTTCTTCGAAACCATGCTCGCGCGCCTGCAGAGCATGCCTGTCGACGTCGAGGAGTCCGACGCACTGGGCAAGCCGAACGTCCTTGGGCGCTATCCGTTGTCGCGCCTGACGGCGCGCACTCCTGACGATGCGGCGATCGCCTTGCTCGACGCCTGGGCGATCGTGGCCGACGTGCTGACGTTCTACCAGGAGCGCATCGCCAACGAAGGCTACCTGCGCACCGCAACCGAGCGGCGGTCCATCCTCGAGCTGGCCCGGCTGGTCGGCTACCGGTTACGGCCCGGCGTCGCGTCGAGCGTCTACCTGGCCTACACGCTGGAGCCGGGCCGAGAAGTGGAGATCCCCGCCGGCAGCCGCGCGCAGAGCCTCCCAGGGCCGGGCGAGCTGCCGCAGTCGTTCGAGACCTCGGAGCCGCTTCACGCCCGCGCCGAGTGGAACAACCTGCAAGTGCGGCTGACGCGGCCGCAGCGGATTGTCCTGTCGGAAGACTCCAAGTCCATCGACAAGCAGGTGATCTACTTTGCCGGTACGGGAACCAACCTGCGGCCTGGTGATCCGCTGTTGTTCCTGTTCAGTCAACCGGCGAATGGTTGGATCGTGCGCCACGTGAAGAAGGTCGAGCCGAAGCCTGCGGCAGACCGAACAAGGGTCGAGCTGCAGGAAGCCGCGGCTTCGGGTTCCTCGCAGAACGGACCAGAAGAGGCTCCTAGTAGAGTCCACTTGAACGGCCTGATCGAACAGCTGACCGTCCGACCTGCGCGTCCCCCGACAAGCAGCATCCGCCTCACGCGTGATCTTCAGACGGCGGCAGGCCCTCACCGCGACCTTCTGCCGCAGCTGCTCACGACGTTACGACCGGACCTGCAAGGGACACTGCATCGGGTTTGGGAAAGTGCAAGCGTCACCGATTCGAGCACCGTTCAGGTGTACGCGTTCCGCGTGAAGGCATCGCTATTCGGGTACAACGCCGGCAAGCAGCCGGCTTGCGAGGGCAATAAGCTTCTTCCAACGGAGTACTGGCACGAGTGGCCGGCAGATGGCGAGCAAGAACGCGTCATCTACCTGGACAACGCGTACGACCAGATCGTCTCCGGCAGCCATATAGTTATTCAGCAACCTGGATCGGACCCGCGCGCCTTTACCGGCGTGACTGCAGATCCGATCAGCCGCGCGGCATACGGGATCACAGCGAAAACGACCCGGCTTACTCTGCGGGAGGGGGAGGACTGGCCGGCGCCCAATATGAAGACTGTTCGCGAGACGTCCGTGTATGCCCAAAGCGAAGAATTGACACTGGCGGAGGAGCCGTTGACGGATTGTGTTGGCACCCATTCAGACCGTCCCGACGGAGGCAAACGCATCGAGCTCGGCCATCTCTATGGCGGGCTGCAATCCGGCCGGTTGCTGATCGTTGCCGGTGAGCGTGCCGACTTGCACGTGCCGGCGAGTGAGCGTGCCATGATCGCCGCCGTGACGCAGGCAGTGCAGGTGCAGGACGGCGCCGATCTTCCCGATGACAGGACTCATAGCTTTATCGATCTCGCTACACCCCTCGCCCACTGCTACAAGCGCGACACCGTCACCATCTATGGCAACGTCGTCAAGGCCACGCACGGCGAGACGCGCGAGGAAGTCCTCGGCAGCGGCGACGGCGGCAAGGCACTGCAGGAGTTCGCGCTACGGCAGTCGCCGCTGACGCACTTGCCGGCTCCTACGCCAACGGGTGCCGCCAGTGCGCTGACCATTCGGGTCAATGGCGTCGAATGGGAAGAGGCGGGTGGGCCGGCGGGCCTGGGTCGCGCGGAGCGGAAGTTCATTACCAAGACCGACGATCAGAACAAGACGGCGATCGTCTTTGGCGACGGCGAACGCGGCGCGCGGTTGCCGACCGGCGTCGAGAACGTCAAGGCAGTGTACCGCACGGGCATCGGCAAGGCTGGCAACGTCAAGGAAGGCCAGATCAGCCAGCTTGCGACGCGTCCGCTCGGCGTGAAGGGCGTGATCAACCCGCAGCGCGCCTTGGGCGGGGCGGATCCAGACAGCCGTGACCAGGCGCGGCGCAAAGTCCCGCTGGGGGTGATGGCACTCGATCGCCTGGTGGCCGTCCAGGACTACGCCGACTTCGCGCGCTCCTTCGCCGGCATCGGCAAGGCCGCCGCGGCGCGGCTGACGGCCGGCCACCGGCAGCTTGTGCACGTCACGATCGCCGGCATCGACGACATCCCGATCGACGAGAGTTCCGACTTGTTCCGCAACCTCCTGCGAGCCTTGCACGACCGCGGTGATCCGTACCAGCCGATCCAGCTCGCCGTGCGTGAGCTGTCGCTCCTCGTCATCAGCGCCAACGTCCGAGTACTGCCCGAGTACGAGTGGGAGATGGTGGCAGCGCGCCTCCGTTCCGCCATGCTCGATGTTTTCGGCTTCGAGCGACGCGAGCTGGGGCAGGACGTTGTCCTCAGCGAGGTCGTCAGCACGATGCAAGCCGTGGAGGGCGTTGACTACGTCGATGTCGATGCCGTTGGCGCAATACCGGAGAAGGTGCCGGATACCATATTTCCTGGCCACCGCCGACTGGTGACGCCGGACGAGATCTCGAAGTGGGTCGAGGAACTGGTGGCCGAAAGCACGCAGAAAGGTGCGGCACCACGGGTCGCCGTCAACCGTGCCCAGCCCGACAGCGGCGTGCTTCGCCCGGCCCAGATCGCCTTCCTGACGCCCGATGTTCCCGACACACTGATCCTCAATCTCGTGGGATGA